One genomic region from Accipiter gentilis chromosome Z, bAccGen1.1, whole genome shotgun sequence encodes:
- the AGTPBP1 gene encoding cytosolic carboxypeptidase 1 isoform X5, with the protein MNKVKTSSEKSVSTSSRTMSLLSQLEKINLDSVLGEADNARYITSKILHLVQSQEKTRKEMTSKGSTGIEVILSTLENTKDPQTILNILNILIEVVSVGGGRRASVLVTKGGTQILLQLLLTASKDTPPNEELMVLLHTLLAKIGPKDKKIGMKARINGALNISLNLVKQNLQNHRLILPCLQVLRVYSTNSVNAVSLGKNGVVELMFKIIGPFSKKNTSLMKVALDTLAALLKSKTNARRAVDRGYVQVLLTIYVDWHRHDSRHRYMLIRKGVLQCIKSVTNIKLGRKAFIDANGMKILYNTSQECLAVRTLDPLVNTSSLIMRKCFPKNRLPLPTIKSAFHFQLPVIPASGPVAQLYNLPPDVDDVVDESDDNDDAETESEIETENDDDRDQHFKNDDIETDINKLKPRQELGRPIEELKIYEQFFPELSENFQECDLVSKEPKPFVPDANLCGPIVVPTAGEEHSAEANQSMKGVVLKESNPLLAEEYNRRPAFLELPKKDSIKDSSLHQQNDQRNLLPSCQCLSQEIVKGLDRMSLQSSAKNDQYYSTGCVIKKESKTSLTTLACSKPCEHVSPCGSSLFEGSSVQLGKLCCTGVDSEEEDSRSSSSGEQVMLEVSDVSPVHDCDLYIEMVKTTKSIPEYSEVAYPDYFGHIPPPFKEPILERPYGVQRTKISQDIERLIHQNDIIDRVVYDLDNLSCSVPEEADVLKFNSKFESGNLRKVIQIRKNEYDLILNSDINSNHYHQWFYFEVSGMKTGIGYRFNIINCEKSNSQFNYGMQPLMYSVQEALNSRPCWTRVGTDICYYKNHFSRSSIAAGGQKGKSYYTITFTVTFQHKDDVCYFAYHYPYTYSTLKMHLQKLESMHNPQQIYFRQDVLCETLAGNSCPLVTITAMPESNYYEHVCQFRNRPYVFLSARVHPGETNASWVMKGTLEYLMSNNPSAQCLRESYIFKIIPMLNPDGVINGKSQDTETVEIQYSQNY; encoded by the exons TGTTTCTACCAGTTCTCGGACTATGTCGCTGCTGTCACAGCTGGAGAAGATCAATTTGGACTCTGTGTTAGGAGAAGCAGACAATGCTAGATACATTACCTCAAAGATCCTTCATCTGGTTCAGAGTCAAG AAAAAACCAGGAAGGAGATGACTTCTAAGGGCTCTACTGGAATAGAAGTTATCCTGTCAACGCTAGAG AATACAAAAGATCCTCAAACTATTCTAAATATATTGAATATTCTCATTGAGGTAGTCTCCGTTG GTGGTGGTCGGAGAGCCAGCGTCTTAGTCACTAAAGGAGGGACACAGATCTTATTGCAGCTGCTTTTGACTGCCAGCAAAGACACTCCACCAAATGAAGAATTAATGGTGCTTCTTCATACTCTTCTTGCAAAAATTGGTCCAAAAG ACAAGAAGATTGGCATGAAAGCAAGAATTAATGGTGCCCTCAACATATCATTGAATTTAGTGAAGCAGAATTTGCAGAACCACAGGCTAATACTGCCATGTCTTCAAGTATTAAGAGTTTACTCAACCAACT CTGTAAATGCAGTGTCCTTGGGAAAGAATGGAGTAGTAGAACTGATGTTTAAGATCATTGGCCCTTTTAGTAAAAAGAACACTAGCCTTATGAA GGTTGCTTTAGACACACTTGCTGCATTGCTAAAATCAA aaacaaaTGCCAGGAGAGCAGTAGACAGAGGATATGTGCAGGTGCTTTTAACAATTTATGTTGATTGGCACCGTCACGATAGTCGACACAGATACATGCTGATACGTAAAGGAGTTTTACAGTGCATTAAAAGTGTTACAAACATCAAATTGGGAAGAAAAGCATTCATTGATGCCAATGGGATGAAAATTCTTTACAACACTTCACAA GAGTGCCTTGCAGTAAGAACTCTTGATCCTCTTGTCAACACATCCAGCCTAATaatgagaaaatgttttcctaaaaatcGTCTTCCTTTACCAACTATTAAAAGTGCTTTCCATTTCCAACTCCCAGTAATTCCTGCCAGTGGTCCTGTGGCTCAGCTGTACAACTTGCCTCCTGATG TGGATGATGTAGTAGATGAAAGTGATGATAACGATGATGCTGAAACAGAATCAGAAATTGAAACTGAAAATGATGATGACAGGGACCAACATTTTAAG AATGATGATATTGAGACTGATATTAATAAACTGAAACCTAGACAGGAATTGGGAAGAcccatagaagaactgaaaatataTGAGCAATTTTTCCCAGAACTTTCAGAAAACTTTCAG gaatgtGACTTAGTTTCCAAGGAACCAAAGCCTTTTGTACCTGATGCAAATCTGTGTGGACCTATTGTTGTTCCTACAGCAGGAGAGGAGCACTCTGCTGAAGCAAACCAGTCAATGAAAGGAGTTGTTTTAAAGGAGAGCAATCCTTTATTGGCAGAGGAATATAACAGAAGGCCAGCCTTTCTGGAACTACCAAAGAAAGATAGTATCAAAGACAGTAGTTTACATCAGCAAAATGATCAAAGAAACCTGCTTCCATCATGCCAGTGTCTAAGCCAAGAAATTGTGAAAGGCTTGGACAGAATGAGTCTGCAGAGCAGTGCAAAAAATGACCAGTATTATTCTACAGGGTGTGTAataaagaaggaaagcaaaactaGCCTTACCACACTTGCTTGTAGTAAACCTTGTGAACATGTTTCACCCTGTGGAAGCAGCCTCTTTGAAGGATCATCTGTCCAGCTGGGAAAACTCTGCTGCACTGGAGTGGATTCAGAAGAGGAAGATTCCAGATCTAGTTCATCAGGGGAACAAGTCATGCTTGAAGTTTCTGATGTATCACCAGTTCATGACTGTGATCTTTATATTGAAATGGTAAAAACCACAAAGTCTATTCCTGAATATTCAGAAGTGGCCTATCCAGATTATTTTGGCCATATTCCACCCCCATTTAAGGAGCCTATTCTGGAAAGGCCATATGGGGTGCAGAG gaCAAAAATCTCTCAAGATATTGAAAGACTGATTCATCAAAATGACATTATAGACAGAGTTGTGTATGACCTTGATAATTTGAG TTGTTCAGTACCAGAGGAAGCAGATGTCTTGAAGTTTAATTCCAAATTTGAATCGGGAAACCTGCGCAAAGTTATTCAGATCAGAAA aaACGAGTATGATCTAATTCTGAACTCGGATATAAATAGCAATCATTATCATCAGTGGTTTTACTTTGAAGTTAGTGGAATGAAAACTGGCATTGGTTACCGGTTTAACATCATCAACTGTGAAAAGTCAAATAGTCAATTTAACTATG GTATGCAGCCCCTCATGTATTCTGTTCAAGAAGCATTGAATTCTCGACCATGTTGGACTCGTGTTGGGACAGACATTTGTTACTATAA GAATCACTTTTCAAGAAGTTCAATTGCTGCTGGAGGTCAGAAAGGAAAATCTTACTACACAATTACGTTCACAGTGACTTTCCAACATAAAGATGATGTTTGCTACTTTGCTTACCACTATCCGTATACATACTCAACTTTAAAG ATGCATCTTCAGAAGCTGGAATCTATGCACAACCCTCAACAGATATATTTTCGACAAGATGTTCTCTGTGAGACCCTGGCTGGCAACAGTTGTCCCTTAGTCACTATTACAGCCATGCCAGAGTCCAATTACTATGAACATGTCTGTCAGTTCA GGAATCGTCCTTATGTTTTCCTATCTGCTCGTGTACATCCTGGAGAGACTAATGCAAGCTGGGTTATGAAGGGAACACTGGAATACCTTATGAGCAATAATCCAAGCGCCCAATGTTTACGAGAAtcttatattttcaaaattattcctATGCTCAATCCAGATGGTGTCATCAATGGAAA AAGTCAAGACACCGAAACTGTGGAGATACAATATAGTCAAAATTACTGA
- the AGTPBP1 gene encoding cytosolic carboxypeptidase 1 isoform X3: protein MNKVKTSSEKSVSTSSRTMSLLSQLEKINLDSVLGEADNARYITSKILHLVQSQEKTRKEMTSKGSTGIEVILSTLENTKDPQTILNILNILIEVVSVGGGRRASVLVTKGGTQILLQLLLTASKDTPPNEELMVLLHTLLAKIGPKDKKIGMKARINGALNISLNLVKQNLQNHRLILPCLQVLRVYSTNSVNAVSLGKNGVVELMFKIIGPFSKKNTSLMKVALDTLAALLKSKTNARRAVDRGYVQVLLTIYVDWHRHDSRHRYMLIRKGVLQCIKSVTNIKLGRKAFIDANGMKILYNTSQECLAVRTLDPLVNTSSLIMRKCFPKNRLPLPTIKSAFHFQLPVIPASGPVAQLYNLPPDVDDVVDESDDNDDAETESEIETENDDDRDQHFKNDDIETDINKLKPRQELGRPIEELKIYEQFFPELSENFQECDLVSKEPKPFVPDANLCGPIVVPTAGEEHSAEANQSMKGVVLKESNPLLAEEYNRRPAFLELPKKDSIKDSSLHQQNDQRNLLPSCQCLSQEIVKGLDRMSLQSSAKNDQYYSTGCVIKKESKTSLTTLACSKPCEHVSPCGSSLFEGSSVQLGKLCCTGVDSEEEDSRSSSSGEQVMLEVSDVSPVHDCDLYIEMVKTTKSIPEYSEVAYPDYFGHIPPPFKEPILERPYGVQRTKISQDIERLIHQNDIIDRVVYDLDNLSCSVPEEADVLKFNSKFESGNLRKVIQIRKNEYDLILNSDINSNHYHQWFYFEVSGMKTGIGYRFNIINCEKSNSQFNYGMQPLMYSVQEALNSRPCWTRVGTDICYYKNHFSRSSIAAGGQKGKSYYTITFTVTFQHKDDVCYFAYHYPYTYSTLKMHLQKLESMHNPQQIYFRQDVLCETLAGNSCPLVTITAMPESNYYEHVCQFRNRPYVFLSARVHPGETNASWVMKGTLEYLMSNNPSAQCLRESYIFKIIPMLNPDGVINGNHRCSLSGEDLNRQWQNPNPDLHPTIYHAKGLLQYLAAIKRLPLVYCDYHGHSRKKNVFMYGCSIKETMWHTNVNAASCDLIEDPGYRALPKILSQTAPAFCMGSCSFVVERSKESTARVVVWREIGVQRSYTMESTLCGCDQGKYKPYYICFG, encoded by the exons TGTTTCTACCAGTTCTCGGACTATGTCGCTGCTGTCACAGCTGGAGAAGATCAATTTGGACTCTGTGTTAGGAGAAGCAGACAATGCTAGATACATTACCTCAAAGATCCTTCATCTGGTTCAGAGTCAAG AAAAAACCAGGAAGGAGATGACTTCTAAGGGCTCTACTGGAATAGAAGTTATCCTGTCAACGCTAGAG AATACAAAAGATCCTCAAACTATTCTAAATATATTGAATATTCTCATTGAGGTAGTCTCCGTTG GTGGTGGTCGGAGAGCCAGCGTCTTAGTCACTAAAGGAGGGACACAGATCTTATTGCAGCTGCTTTTGACTGCCAGCAAAGACACTCCACCAAATGAAGAATTAATGGTGCTTCTTCATACTCTTCTTGCAAAAATTGGTCCAAAAG ACAAGAAGATTGGCATGAAAGCAAGAATTAATGGTGCCCTCAACATATCATTGAATTTAGTGAAGCAGAATTTGCAGAACCACAGGCTAATACTGCCATGTCTTCAAGTATTAAGAGTTTACTCAACCAACT CTGTAAATGCAGTGTCCTTGGGAAAGAATGGAGTAGTAGAACTGATGTTTAAGATCATTGGCCCTTTTAGTAAAAAGAACACTAGCCTTATGAA GGTTGCTTTAGACACACTTGCTGCATTGCTAAAATCAA aaacaaaTGCCAGGAGAGCAGTAGACAGAGGATATGTGCAGGTGCTTTTAACAATTTATGTTGATTGGCACCGTCACGATAGTCGACACAGATACATGCTGATACGTAAAGGAGTTTTACAGTGCATTAAAAGTGTTACAAACATCAAATTGGGAAGAAAAGCATTCATTGATGCCAATGGGATGAAAATTCTTTACAACACTTCACAA GAGTGCCTTGCAGTAAGAACTCTTGATCCTCTTGTCAACACATCCAGCCTAATaatgagaaaatgttttcctaaaaatcGTCTTCCTTTACCAACTATTAAAAGTGCTTTCCATTTCCAACTCCCAGTAATTCCTGCCAGTGGTCCTGTGGCTCAGCTGTACAACTTGCCTCCTGATG TGGATGATGTAGTAGATGAAAGTGATGATAACGATGATGCTGAAACAGAATCAGAAATTGAAACTGAAAATGATGATGACAGGGACCAACATTTTAAG AATGATGATATTGAGACTGATATTAATAAACTGAAACCTAGACAGGAATTGGGAAGAcccatagaagaactgaaaatataTGAGCAATTTTTCCCAGAACTTTCAGAAAACTTTCAG gaatgtGACTTAGTTTCCAAGGAACCAAAGCCTTTTGTACCTGATGCAAATCTGTGTGGACCTATTGTTGTTCCTACAGCAGGAGAGGAGCACTCTGCTGAAGCAAACCAGTCAATGAAAGGAGTTGTTTTAAAGGAGAGCAATCCTTTATTGGCAGAGGAATATAACAGAAGGCCAGCCTTTCTGGAACTACCAAAGAAAGATAGTATCAAAGACAGTAGTTTACATCAGCAAAATGATCAAAGAAACCTGCTTCCATCATGCCAGTGTCTAAGCCAAGAAATTGTGAAAGGCTTGGACAGAATGAGTCTGCAGAGCAGTGCAAAAAATGACCAGTATTATTCTACAGGGTGTGTAataaagaaggaaagcaaaactaGCCTTACCACACTTGCTTGTAGTAAACCTTGTGAACATGTTTCACCCTGTGGAAGCAGCCTCTTTGAAGGATCATCTGTCCAGCTGGGAAAACTCTGCTGCACTGGAGTGGATTCAGAAGAGGAAGATTCCAGATCTAGTTCATCAGGGGAACAAGTCATGCTTGAAGTTTCTGATGTATCACCAGTTCATGACTGTGATCTTTATATTGAAATGGTAAAAACCACAAAGTCTATTCCTGAATATTCAGAAGTGGCCTATCCAGATTATTTTGGCCATATTCCACCCCCATTTAAGGAGCCTATTCTGGAAAGGCCATATGGGGTGCAGAG gaCAAAAATCTCTCAAGATATTGAAAGACTGATTCATCAAAATGACATTATAGACAGAGTTGTGTATGACCTTGATAATTTGAG TTGTTCAGTACCAGAGGAAGCAGATGTCTTGAAGTTTAATTCCAAATTTGAATCGGGAAACCTGCGCAAAGTTATTCAGATCAGAAA aaACGAGTATGATCTAATTCTGAACTCGGATATAAATAGCAATCATTATCATCAGTGGTTTTACTTTGAAGTTAGTGGAATGAAAACTGGCATTGGTTACCGGTTTAACATCATCAACTGTGAAAAGTCAAATAGTCAATTTAACTATG GTATGCAGCCCCTCATGTATTCTGTTCAAGAAGCATTGAATTCTCGACCATGTTGGACTCGTGTTGGGACAGACATTTGTTACTATAA GAATCACTTTTCAAGAAGTTCAATTGCTGCTGGAGGTCAGAAAGGAAAATCTTACTACACAATTACGTTCACAGTGACTTTCCAACATAAAGATGATGTTTGCTACTTTGCTTACCACTATCCGTATACATACTCAACTTTAAAG ATGCATCTTCAGAAGCTGGAATCTATGCACAACCCTCAACAGATATATTTTCGACAAGATGTTCTCTGTGAGACCCTGGCTGGCAACAGTTGTCCCTTAGTCACTATTACAGCCATGCCAGAGTCCAATTACTATGAACATGTCTGTCAGTTCA GGAATCGTCCTTATGTTTTCCTATCTGCTCGTGTACATCCTGGAGAGACTAATGCAAGCTGGGTTATGAAGGGAACACTGGAATACCTTATGAGCAATAATCCAAGCGCCCAATGTTTACGAGAAtcttatattttcaaaattattcctATGCTCAATCCAGATGGTGTCATCAATGGAAA CCACCGTTGCTCTTTAAGTGGAGAAGATTTAAACAGACAGTGGCAAAATCCAAATCCAGATCTGCATCCCACTATTTACCATGCTAAAGGGTTACTGCAATATCTGGCTGCTATAAAACGTTTACCTTTG GTCTACTGCGATTATCATGGTCACTCTCGtaaaaagaatgtatttatgTATGGCTGCAGCATCAAAGAGACAATGTGGCACACAAATGTTAATGCTGCCTCTTGTGACCTGATTGAAGACCCTGGTTACAGG GCACTGCCCAAGATCCTGAGTCAAACTGCCCCAGCATTCTGCATGGGCAGCTGCAGCTTTGTAGTGGAAAGGTCCAAGGAATCAACAGCGAGAGTTGTTGTCTGGAGAGAGATAGGAGTACAAAGGAGCTACACAATGGAAAGCACGTTATGTGGATGTGACCAGGGCAAATATAAG